The Leisingera caerulea DSM 24564 genome contains a region encoding:
- a CDS encoding OpgC family protein, producing MSSIAPFPGPQKDPAAANRAAPPPQAAQPRVRDPRLDFYRGIAMFIILVAHIPGNRWTGWIPARFGFSDATEIFVFCSGMASAIAFGSSFDRQGWWLGTARVAFRCWQVFWAHIGLFFFLAMSMAALDLYGGFEKSYINSLNLGHFFKDPMTQIVGIFTLTYVPNYFDILPMYLVVLMLMPLMIGLEKAGLWAVAAMSVLIWLTANPYLAGLGPNGVSLPAEPWSDREWFFNPFGWQLLFFTGFAFMKGWLPKPPVSKVLVVLAAAFLILSAPYGSWKVFTWVKAASPDLAELIKPGRDAIGEWREKTDFGLLRYAHFLALAYLGWVAAGEGGKRLIATGHSLGARLWAVLLKVITKVGQQSLAVFVFSMALARFIGFALDQTDRAVMTTAYANLVGFFLIIGCAYGAAWFKSQPWRAKK from the coding sequence ATGTCCAGCATTGCGCCCTTCCCCGGGCCTCAGAAAGACCCTGCTGCCGCCAACCGCGCAGCCCCCCCGCCGCAAGCGGCGCAGCCGCGGGTGCGCGACCCGCGGCTCGACTTCTACCGCGGCATTGCGATGTTCATCATCCTAGTGGCCCATATCCCTGGCAACCGCTGGACTGGCTGGATCCCGGCCCGCTTCGGGTTTTCGGACGCGACTGAAATCTTTGTCTTCTGCTCCGGCATGGCCTCCGCCATCGCCTTTGGCAGCTCTTTCGACCGCCAGGGCTGGTGGCTGGGCACCGCCCGCGTCGCCTTCCGCTGCTGGCAGGTGTTCTGGGCCCACATCGGGCTGTTCTTCTTCCTGGCCATGTCGATGGCGGCGCTCGACCTTTATGGCGGGTTCGAGAAGAGCTATATCAACTCGCTGAACCTGGGCCATTTCTTCAAGGATCCGATGACCCAGATCGTCGGCATCTTCACCCTCACCTACGTGCCGAATTACTTCGACATCCTGCCGATGTACCTGGTGGTGCTGATGCTGATGCCGCTGATGATCGGACTGGAGAAGGCGGGGCTTTGGGCCGTGGCGGCGATGTCGGTGCTGATCTGGCTGACCGCCAACCCCTATTTGGCCGGCCTTGGCCCCAACGGCGTTTCGCTGCCGGCGGAACCGTGGTCTGACCGGGAATGGTTCTTCAACCCCTTCGGCTGGCAGCTGCTGTTCTTCACCGGCTTTGCCTTCATGAAGGGCTGGCTGCCAAAGCCGCCGGTTTCCAAGGTTCTGGTCGTGCTTGCCGCCGCCTTCCTGATCCTCTCGGCCCCGTACGGTTCCTGGAAAGTCTTCACCTGGGTCAAAGCCGCCAGCCCGGATCTGGCTGAGCTGATCAAACCCGGCCGCGACGCCATCGGCGAATGGCGCGAAAAGACCGACTTCGGCCTGCTGCGTTATGCCCACTTCCTGGCTCTGGCCTATCTGGGCTGGGTTGCGGCGGGCGAAGGGGGCAAGCGCCTGATCGCCACCGGCCATTCGCTGGGCGCGCGCCTCTGGGCGGTGCTGCTGAAGGTCATCACCAAGGTCGGCCAGCAATCGCTTGCCGTGTTTGTGTTCTCGATGGCCCTGGCCCGGTTCATCGGCTTTGCCCTTGACCAGACCGACCGCGCGGTTATGACCACGGCATACGCCAATCTGGTTGGCTTTTTCCTAATCATTGGCTGCGCTTACGGCGCTGCCTGGTTCAAGTCACAGCCTTGGAGAGCCAAGAAATGA
- a CDS encoding glucan biosynthesis protein: MSSFSRRSFLAAALGSTALYALPGLANDTQPFSREVVVAKARALAQEDYAERPSVPQDWLEQSYDDYKARWFRSSDALWSKTDRSYNVDFFLPGLYFPRPVQINTVTGGQAQAVPFDLSLFDKTDKAPELTTDGHLGYSGLRLRTVLDDPTQKTEFCVFQGASYFRAIGIGNTYGLSARGLALKTADPDGEEFPEFIEFWLEAPAPGQRAMVVHALMDSPSVTGAYRFTITPGSSTVMEVEATLFAREDLNHTGLAPLTSMFLFDATNRNRFDDFRPAVHDSDGLLVVNGNGETLWRPLANPARLQVSSFVDDNPRGFGLMQRARKLSDFNDLEAFYHNRPCLWVEPKEDWGKGAVTLVEIPADKEIYDNTVAYWRPREPYAAGSEISLSYRLTWGAEPVLPMPRVIDTAEGARIFGGPGRIVTIDFDAHPLFEDGPEALDVHIHSPHVAASEGVLQRNPETGGLRLAFTFDPGDRDHVELRAQLRKDGSPASEVWLYRWTA; encoded by the coding sequence ATGAGCTCTTTTTCCCGCCGTTCCTTTCTGGCTGCCGCGCTTGGCAGCACCGCCCTGTACGCCTTGCCGGGTCTGGCAAATGACACCCAGCCCTTCAGCCGCGAGGTGGTCGTGGCCAAGGCCCGCGCGCTTGCGCAGGAGGACTATGCCGAACGCCCGTCGGTGCCGCAGGACTGGCTCGAACAGTCTTATGACGACTACAAGGCCCGCTGGTTCCGCTCCTCGGACGCGTTGTGGTCCAAGACCGACCGCAGCTACAACGTGGATTTCTTCCTGCCCGGCCTGTACTTCCCGCGCCCGGTTCAAATCAACACCGTGACCGGCGGGCAAGCGCAGGCCGTGCCTTTCGACCTGTCGCTGTTCGACAAGACAGACAAGGCGCCCGAGCTGACAACCGATGGGCATCTGGGCTATTCCGGCCTGCGCCTGCGCACTGTTCTGGACGATCCCACCCAGAAGACAGAATTCTGTGTGTTCCAGGGGGCCAGCTACTTCCGCGCCATCGGCATCGGCAATACCTACGGGCTGTCCGCCCGCGGCCTGGCGCTGAAAACCGCGGATCCCGACGGTGAAGAGTTCCCGGAGTTCATCGAATTCTGGCTGGAGGCCCCTGCTCCCGGCCAGCGCGCAATGGTGGTCCATGCGCTGATGGACTCCCCCTCCGTCACCGGCGCCTACCGTTTCACCATCACCCCCGGCAGCAGCACGGTGATGGAGGTGGAGGCCACACTGTTCGCCCGCGAGGACCTGAACCACACGGGCCTGGCGCCCCTCACCTCGATGTTCCTGTTCGATGCCACCAACCGCAACCGCTTTGACGATTTCCGCCCTGCGGTGCATGACAGCGATGGCCTGCTGGTGGTCAACGGCAACGGTGAAACCCTGTGGCGGCCGCTGGCCAACCCCGCGCGGCTGCAGGTGTCGTCCTTCGTCGACGACAACCCGCGCGGCTTCGGCCTGATGCAGCGCGCGCGCAAGCTGTCGGATTTCAACGACCTGGAAGCCTTCTATCACAACCGCCCCTGCCTGTGGGTCGAACCCAAGGAGGACTGGGGCAAGGGCGCGGTCACCCTGGTGGAAATCCCCGCCGACAAGGAAATCTACGACAATACTGTCGCCTACTGGCGCCCGCGCGAGCCTTATGCCGCCGGATCGGAGATCAGCCTCAGCTACCGCCTCACCTGGGGCGCGGAGCCGGTGCTGCCGATGCCGCGGGTGATCGACACCGCCGAGGGCGCCCGCATCTTTGGCGGGCCGGGCCGGATCGTCACCATCGACTTCGACGCCCACCCCCTGTTCGAGGACGGGCCCGAGGCCCTTGACGTGCACATCCACTCTCCCCATGTGGCGGCCAGCGAAGGCGTGCTGCAGCGAAACCCGGAAACCGGCGGCCTGCGGCTCGCCTTCACCTTCGATCCCGGCGACCGGGATCACGTCGAACTTCGCGCCCAGCTCAGGAAGGACGGCAGCCCCGCCTCCGAGGTCTGGCTTTACAGGTGGACCGCATGA
- the mdoH gene encoding glucans biosynthesis glucosyltransferase MdoH: protein MTACDLMPPEQPLAMPEQDFSKDFRDAAAPGGAAPSQVALWRLLAFSPAMAATGVLTWVMQGWFADGGFSVLEMILLALIAFNFFWIAFTVSTVLLGLYGLSRREKTVARGPARPMKVALLMPVYNEVPWYVLGNAQTMLQELHGRGGQHEYAMFILSDTRDDAIAKQERDSVEALRTMLPEGTELYYRRRADNEGRKVGNISDWVRRWGAGYEAMLVLDADSLMTGRAIARLADALARDPGAGLIQSYPQLIGAQSVFGRMQQFANGVYGLALAEGLARWAGHEGNYWGHNAIIRTRAFAACAGLPLLRSRFGGGEKLIMSHDFVEAGLLRRAGWSVRFLPRIRGSYEETPATLIDHILRDRRWCQGNLQHLNLLHAKGFRAISRFHLFAGAIGYLMAPVWFALLVLWAIIGRSEEASVISYFSEANPFRPNWPDMSEPRHVLVIILIYAMLLAPKILAAAALPLTGSRFSEYGGPVHFVLSFLSELMLAILYAPILMVQQMIAVFRTALGLQRGWEPQARDGGSYALRTLITCHALETVSGVALWAGILSGTVSLWLAPIALSLVLAVPLSALSGVKTVNRIRHWMATREEFTEPQITRAARAARADLKALLDGSTARGTPAE, encoded by the coding sequence ATGACCGCATGTGATCTGATGCCCCCGGAGCAGCCTCTGGCGATGCCGGAACAGGATTTCAGCAAGGACTTCAGGGACGCTGCCGCCCCCGGCGGTGCGGCCCCCAGCCAGGTGGCGCTCTGGCGCCTGCTGGCCTTTTCGCCAGCCATGGCAGCGACGGGTGTGCTCACTTGGGTGATGCAGGGCTGGTTCGCCGACGGCGGCTTCTCGGTTCTGGAAATGATCCTGCTGGCGCTGATCGCCTTCAACTTCTTCTGGATCGCCTTCACCGTCTCCACCGTTCTCTTGGGCCTTTACGGCCTGTCACGCCGCGAAAAAACCGTGGCCCGCGGCCCCGCGCGCCCGATGAAGGTGGCGCTGCTGATGCCGGTCTACAACGAGGTGCCCTGGTATGTGCTGGGCAATGCCCAGACCATGCTGCAAGAGCTGCACGGCCGCGGCGGCCAGCATGAATATGCGATGTTCATCCTGTCGGACACACGCGACGATGCAATTGCCAAGCAAGAGCGCGACAGCGTCGAGGCCCTGCGCACCATGCTGCCGGAAGGCACGGAACTCTACTACCGCCGCCGCGCCGATAACGAGGGCCGCAAGGTCGGCAATATCTCCGACTGGGTGCGCCGCTGGGGCGCAGGCTACGAGGCGATGCTGGTGCTGGACGCCGACAGCCTGATGACCGGCCGCGCCATTGCCCGGCTGGCCGATGCGCTGGCCCGTGACCCCGGCGCCGGCCTGATCCAGAGCTATCCGCAGCTGATCGGCGCGCAGTCGGTCTTTGGCCGGATGCAGCAGTTCGCCAACGGCGTCTACGGCCTCGCGCTGGCCGAGGGCCTGGCCCGCTGGGCCGGGCACGAGGGCAACTACTGGGGCCACAACGCCATCATCCGCACCCGCGCCTTTGCCGCCTGCGCGGGCCTTCCGCTCTTGCGCTCGCGCTTCGGCGGCGGCGAGAAGCTGATCATGAGCCACGATTTCGTCGAGGCGGGCCTCTTGCGCCGGGCCGGCTGGTCGGTGCGCTTCCTGCCCCGCATCCGCGGCTCTTACGAGGAAACCCCCGCCACCCTGATCGACCACATCCTGCGCGACCGCCGCTGGTGCCAGGGCAACCTGCAGCACCTAAATCTGCTGCACGCCAAGGGCTTCCGCGCGATCTCCCGCTTCCACCTCTTTGCGGGCGCCATCGGTTATCTGATGGCACCGGTGTGGTTTGCGCTGCTGGTGCTGTGGGCCATCATCGGCCGCAGCGAAGAGGCGTCTGTCATCAGCTATTTCAGCGAAGCCAACCCCTTCCGCCCCAACTGGCCGGATATGTCGGAGCCCAGGCATGTGTTGGTGATCATCCTGATCTACGCGATGCTTCTGGCGCCCAAGATCCTGGCCGCGGCGGCGCTGCCGCTGACCGGCAGCCGGTTCTCGGAATACGGCGGCCCGGTGCACTTCGTGCTGTCCTTCCTGTCCGAGTTGATGCTGGCCATCCTCTATGCGCCGATCCTGATGGTGCAGCAGATGATCGCAGTGTTCCGCACGGCCCTGGGCCTGCAGCGCGGCTGGGAACCGCAGGCCCGCGACGGCGGCAGCTACGCCTTGCGCACGCTGATCACCTGCCATGCCCTGGAAACCGTCAGCGGCGTGGCGCTCTGGGCCGGCATCCTGTCGGGCACCGTGTCGCTGTGGCTGGCACCGATCGCGCTGTCGCTGGTGCTGGCGGTGCCGCTGTCCGCCTTGTCCGGCGTCAAGACCGTGAACCGCATCCGCCACTGGATGGCCACGCGGGAGGAGTTCACCGAACCCCAGATCACCCGCGCCGCCCGCGCGGCCCGCGCCGACCTGAAGGCGCTGCTGGACGGCAGCACCGCCCGCGGCACCCCGGCAGAGTAA
- a CDS encoding CE1 family esterase, with protein sequence MRGFRPGAAVAALIAFWGSGAAAACGAAPEACEVQNGRYHIVLPEASAVPVPVVMFLHGYGGSGAQVLKNKSLVKGVTQRGYALIAPEGRKRGGAGPQSWGFGPFDDGRDEGAFFAAVLADASARFGTSGAQTVLAGFSAGAFMVHYLACRDPEAFAAYAPVSGAFWRPQPEACAGPVRLLQVHGWRDEVVPLEGRPLGGGRWEQGDVFAGLELWRQANGCTSHAPDRAWREDGQLRRRWDCGPGAEIEMVLFDGGHALPGGWAGWMADWFEDEPAVR encoded by the coding sequence ATGAGAGGTTTTAGGCCTGGGGCCGCGGTTGCGGCGCTGATTGCGTTTTGGGGCAGCGGAGCGGCGGCAGCCTGCGGCGCGGCGCCGGAGGCTTGCGAGGTGCAGAATGGCCGCTATCACATCGTGCTGCCGGAGGCCTCCGCTGTGCCGGTGCCGGTGGTGATGTTCCTGCACGGCTACGGCGGCAGCGGCGCGCAGGTGCTGAAGAACAAATCGCTTGTCAAAGGGGTGACGCAGCGCGGTTATGCGCTGATCGCGCCGGAGGGGCGCAAGCGGGGCGGTGCTGGTCCGCAAAGCTGGGGGTTCGGCCCCTTTGATGACGGCCGCGATGAAGGCGCGTTCTTTGCCGCGGTTCTGGCAGATGCCTCTGCGCGGTTTGGCACGTCCGGGGCGCAGACCGTCCTGGCAGGGTTCTCGGCCGGGGCCTTTATGGTCCATTACCTGGCCTGCCGCGATCCCGAAGCCTTTGCGGCTTATGCGCCGGTTTCGGGGGCCTTTTGGCGGCCGCAGCCGGAGGCTTGCGCAGGGCCGGTGCGGCTGTTGCAGGTCCACGGCTGGCGCGATGAGGTGGTGCCGCTGGAGGGGCGGCCTCTCGGCGGCGGCCGCTGGGAGCAGGGCGACGTCTTTGCCGGGCTGGAGCTGTGGCGGCAGGCCAATGGCTGCACCTCCCATGCGCCGGACAGAGCGTGGCGGGAGGACGGCCAGTTGCGCCGCCGCTGGGACTGCGGGCCGGGGGCTGAAATCGAGATGGTTCTGTTTGACGGCGGCCATGCGCTGCCCGGGGGCTGGGCTGGCTGGATGGCCGATTGGTTCGAGGACGAACCCGCCGTGCGCTGA
- a CDS encoding rhodanese-like domain-containing protein — MPGTQPGTQTDTGNLTRRLMLLGGAAAAGGFGYWWHRRQPPAHDQPRLSAAQAFAAARDGGIILVDIRTPQEWRASGVPVGSHQIDMRRDDFLAALQAVTGPDRAAPVALICARGVRSARMTLALADAGFTNVIDVPEGMLGSAAGPGWIAGNLPVARWEG; from the coding sequence ATGCCCGGTACACAGCCCGGTACACAGACGGACACTGGCAACCTGACGCGGCGGCTGATGCTGCTGGGCGGGGCTGCGGCGGCAGGCGGCTTTGGCTACTGGTGGCACCGCCGCCAGCCGCCCGCGCACGACCAGCCGCGGCTGAGCGCGGCACAGGCCTTTGCCGCGGCCCGGGACGGCGGCATTATCCTGGTGGATATCCGCACGCCGCAGGAATGGCGCGCGTCCGGGGTACCGGTGGGCAGCCACCAGATCGACATGCGGCGCGATGATTTCCTGGCCGCCTTGCAGGCGGTGACGGGGCCGGACAGGGCCGCGCCGGTGGCACTGATCTGCGCCCGCGGGGTGCGCTCGGCGCGGATGACGCTGGCGCTGGCAGACGCGGGCTTCACCAATGTGATCGACGTGCCCGAAGGCATGCTGGGCTCCGCCGCGGGACCGGGCTGGATTGCAGGCAACCTGCCGGTGGCCCGGTGGGAGGGGTGA
- a CDS encoding monovalent cation/H+ antiporter subunit A translates to MSLFLIAALPFLGAVFPALLIRAGRNAAASAAGLTTFLAFTGLMLHIPAIFRGETVFAAVDWLPALGLNAHFFLDGLGFLFAAMILGIGLLIILYARFYLSREDPMGQFYSYLLLFQGAMVGIVLSDNILLLLVFWELTSLSSFLLIGYWKHLPEGRQGARMALAVTGSGGLAMIAGMLILGHIAGSYDLSVILQNKDAIQASPLYLPALILILLGAFTKSAQFPFHFWLPHAMAAPTPVSAYLHSATMVKAGLFLMARLWPVLAGTPEWFYIVATTGLVTMLLGAVIALFKDDLKALLAFSTVSHLGLITMLLGFGTKFAAVAAVFHIINHATFKAALFMTAGIVDHEAGTRDIKRLGGLRHLMPVTFTIGTVAALSMAGIPPLNGFLSKEMMLEEASHTLWNGSHLIVPALVTAAAVFSAAYSFRFIAHVFLGPKREDYPGHPHDPGTGMWIGPAFLVLLVVLIGLASAKIAGPMVATAASAVIGGEKLPYYSLKLWHGLTPALYMSIFAVIGGAVLLALHKPLARAWDAAPRPEAKVIFEGLIGAFTRLSQAVTGGLHNGALTRYSAVMVAFTVVIAYLAYQGGTLGAPTRSLQEPGLLPVTGWFALVIATLFIVVKHRNRLLSLVLIGVIGLVVSMAFNYLSAPDLALTQISVEVVTIILMLLALNFMPKETPVETPVLTRLRDGAISVVAGLGAGGLIYALLMRDFAFPTISDFHLANSYKGGGGTNVVNVILVDFRGYDTFGEIIVLGIAAMVIFALTEAVLGSRVRAYLLNREPDLPQAGDSHPLMMVVATRVMMPLALMVAAYIFFRGHNLPGGGFIAGLVAAIAIIMQYMASGFAWATERQRYPYHAIIGSGVLIAAATGMGAWFNGMPFLTSAFGYIHWEPLEEFEWATAALFDLGVFLAVVGAVLLALESLSRFAWQPGISSEHAMDINPAREDAAKTGTEG, encoded by the coding sequence GTGTCCCTATTCCTGATTGCGGCCCTGCCCTTTCTCGGAGCCGTCTTCCCAGCGCTTTTGATCCGCGCCGGGCGCAATGCCGCGGCTTCGGCAGCCGGGCTGACAACCTTCCTCGCCTTCACCGGGCTGATGCTGCACATCCCCGCCATCTTCCGCGGCGAGACCGTTTTTGCTGCGGTGGACTGGCTGCCCGCCCTGGGGCTGAACGCCCATTTCTTCCTCGACGGGCTGGGCTTCCTGTTTGCGGCGATGATCCTCGGCATCGGCCTGCTGATTATCCTCTACGCCCGCTTCTACCTGTCGCGCGAAGATCCGATGGGCCAGTTCTACAGCTACCTCTTGCTGTTCCAGGGCGCGATGGTTGGTATCGTTCTGTCCGACAACATCCTGCTTTTGCTGGTATTCTGGGAGCTTACCTCGCTCAGCTCCTTCCTGCTTATCGGCTATTGGAAGCACCTGCCCGAAGGCCGCCAGGGCGCCCGCATGGCGCTGGCCGTGACCGGGTCCGGCGGGCTGGCGATGATCGCGGGGATGCTGATCCTGGGCCATATCGCAGGCTCCTATGACCTCAGCGTGATCCTGCAGAACAAGGACGCGATCCAAGCCTCGCCGCTCTATCTGCCGGCGCTGATCCTGATCCTGCTGGGCGCCTTCACCAAGTCTGCCCAGTTCCCCTTCCACTTCTGGCTGCCGCACGCGATGGCGGCACCAACACCAGTATCGGCCTATCTGCACTCCGCCACCATGGTGAAGGCCGGGCTGTTCCTGATGGCCCGCCTCTGGCCGGTTCTGGCCGGCACGCCGGAATGGTTCTACATTGTCGCCACGACCGGTCTTGTCACCATGCTGCTGGGCGCGGTGATTGCGCTGTTCAAGGATGACCTGAAGGCGCTCTTGGCGTTCTCCACCGTCAGCCACCTGGGCCTGATCACCATGCTCCTGGGGTTCGGCACCAAGTTCGCCGCGGTAGCGGCTGTCTTTCACATCATCAACCACGCCACCTTCAAGGCGGCCCTGTTCATGACCGCAGGCATCGTCGACCACGAGGCCGGCACCCGCGACATCAAGCGCCTCGGGGGCCTGCGACACCTGATGCCCGTCACCTTCACCATCGGCACGGTGGCGGCGCTGTCGATGGCGGGCATTCCGCCACTGAACGGCTTCCTGTCCAAGGAAATGATGCTGGAAGAAGCCTCCCATACCCTCTGGAACGGCTCGCATCTGATTGTGCCGGCGCTGGTCACCGCAGCGGCTGTGTTCTCCGCGGCCTATTCCTTCCGCTTCATTGCCCATGTCTTCCTTGGCCCCAAGCGCGAGGATTACCCCGGCCACCCGCATGACCCGGGCACCGGCATGTGGATCGGCCCCGCCTTCCTGGTGCTGCTGGTGGTGCTGATCGGCCTTGCCTCGGCCAAGATCGCAGGCCCGATGGTGGCCACTGCCGCCAGCGCGGTGATCGGTGGCGAAAAGCTGCCCTATTACTCGCTCAAACTGTGGCACGGGCTGACCCCGGCGCTGTATATGTCGATATTTGCGGTGATTGGCGGCGCGGTGCTGCTGGCCCTGCATAAACCGCTGGCCCGCGCCTGGGACGCCGCGCCGCGCCCCGAGGCCAAGGTGATTTTTGAGGGCCTTATCGGCGCTTTCACCCGCCTCAGCCAGGCAGTGACCGGCGGGCTGCACAACGGTGCCCTTACCCGCTACTCCGCGGTGATGGTCGCCTTCACTGTGGTGATTGCCTACCTGGCCTACCAGGGCGGCACCCTGGGCGCGCCGACGCGCAGCCTGCAGGAACCCGGCTTGCTGCCGGTGACCGGCTGGTTCGCCTTGGTTATTGCAACCCTTTTCATCGTGGTGAAGCACCGCAACCGCCTGTTGTCGCTGGTGCTGATCGGTGTGATCGGCCTGGTGGTCTCTATGGCGTTCAACTACCTCTCGGCGCCGGACCTGGCGCTGACCCAGATCTCGGTCGAGGTGGTGACCATCATCCTGATGCTGCTGGCGCTGAACTTCATGCCCAAGGAAACCCCGGTCGAAACCCCGGTCCTGACGCGTCTGCGCGACGGCGCCATTTCGGTTGTCGCGGGCCTGGGCGCGGGCGGGCTGATCTATGCGCTGCTGATGCGCGACTTTGCCTTCCCGACCATCTCGGACTTCCACCTCGCCAACTCCTACAAGGGCGGCGGCGGCACCAATGTGGTGAACGTGATCCTGGTCGACTTCCGCGGCTATGACACCTTTGGCGAGATCATCGTGCTGGGCATCGCCGCCATGGTGATCTTTGCCCTGACAGAGGCGGTGCTGGGCTCCCGCGTGCGCGCCTACCTCTTGAACCGCGAGCCGGACCTGCCGCAGGCGGGCGACAGCCATCCGCTGATGATGGTGGTGGCGACCCGGGTGATGATGCCGCTGGCGCTGATGGTGGCGGCCTATATTTTCTTCCGCGGCCACAACCTGCCCGGCGGCGGCTTTATCGCGGGCCTCGTCGCGGCGATTGCGATCATCATGCAGTACATGGCCTCGGGCTTTGCCTGGGCGACCGAGCGGCAGCGCTATCCCTACCACGCCATCATCGGCTCCGGCGTGCTGATTGCCGCCGCCACCGGCATGGGCGCCTGGTTCAACGGGATGCCGTTCCTGACCAGCGCCTTCGGCTATATCCACTGGGAACCGCTGGAGGAGTTCGAATGGGCCACAGCGGCGCTGTTTGACCTTGGCGTCTTCCTGGCGGTGGTGGGCGCGGTGCTCTTGGCACTGGAAAGCCTGTCGCGCTTTGCCTGGCAGCCGGGCATCAGCTCTGAACACGCGATGGACATCAACCCGGCCCGCGAGGACGCGGCCAAGACCGGGACGGAGGGATAA
- a CDS encoding Na+/H+ antiporter subunit C yields the protein MELLVASAVGILTAAGIYLILRRRSFPVILGLSLITYAVNVFLFASGRLMTAAPPILNKYEEVAYTDPLPQALVLTAIVISFGMTAVVVMIALGAFLSSRDDRTALPAEPEGAGEDA from the coding sequence ATGGAACTTCTCGTCGCCTCGGCCGTGGGCATCCTGACTGCGGCCGGCATCTATCTGATCCTGCGCCGCCGCAGCTTCCCGGTGATCCTCGGCCTGTCGCTGATCACCTATGCGGTGAACGTCTTCCTGTTTGCCTCCGGCCGGCTGATGACCGCCGCGCCGCCGATCCTCAACAAGTATGAGGAGGTGGCCTATACCGATCCGCTGCCGCAGGCGCTGGTGCTGACCGCCATCGTGATCTCCTTCGGCATGACCGCGGTGGTGGTGATGATCGCGCTGGGGGCCTTCCTGTCCTCGCGCGATGACCGCACCGCCCTGCCCGCTGAGCCCGAAGGCGCGGGAGAGGACGCATGA
- a CDS encoding monovalent cation/H+ antiporter subunit D, translating into MEHLLIAPVVLPALVAPFIIMVLRHHLDLQRIFSVASAVLLAGVTLALAAQAADGTVKVYELGDWPAPFGIVLVLDRLSGMMIVLTSLLALPVLLYAIGSGWDTRGSNFHALFQFQLMGIMGAFLTGDAFNLFVFFEVLLIASYGLMIHSGGTRRFQAGVQYVVFNLLGSTLFLFALGTIYSVTGTLNMADLAVKVAQIPAEDTALLRAGAVMLLLVFAIKAALLPLHFWLPSAYANAPMPVAALFAIMTKVGAYSILRMYTLVFGPEIAATAGLTENWLLPAALLTLIAGAIGVLGSNKIGRLAAFGAIASMGTLLIAVSLFTQTATAAALYYLVHSTLAAALLFLVADLVMERQGGWILPQLPMPQTGLISALFFAAAIALAGMPPLSGFLGKLLVLDATRGSELATWIWAVILVGSLITIIGMARAGSLLFWKGHGLPPENTDTSEEPPQEEPAARPAQLPFVACFGLLAGLVALTVFAGPATRYAEATAAQLFAPEAYIGTVLGEEAK; encoded by the coding sequence ATGGAGCACCTTCTGATCGCGCCGGTGGTGCTGCCTGCCCTGGTTGCGCCGTTCATCATCATGGTCCTGCGCCACCACCTGGACCTGCAGCGGATCTTCTCCGTCGCCAGCGCGGTGCTGCTGGCCGGTGTAACCCTGGCGCTGGCGGCACAAGCCGCAGACGGCACCGTCAAGGTTTATGAGCTGGGCGACTGGCCCGCGCCCTTTGGCATCGTGCTGGTGCTGGACCGGCTGTCGGGCATGATGATCGTGCTGACCTCGCTTTTGGCGCTGCCGGTGCTGCTTTATGCCATCGGGTCGGGCTGGGACACCCGCGGCAGCAACTTCCACGCGCTGTTCCAGTTCCAGCTGATGGGCATCATGGGCGCCTTCCTGACCGGCGACGCCTTCAACCTGTTTGTCTTTTTCGAAGTGCTGCTGATCGCCTCTTACGGCCTGATGATCCACTCTGGCGGCACCCGCCGCTTTCAGGCCGGGGTGCAGTATGTGGTCTTCAACCTCCTTGGCTCCACCCTGTTCCTGTTTGCCCTTGGCACGATTTATTCGGTGACCGGCACGCTGAACATGGCAGACCTTGCGGTGAAGGTCGCGCAGATCCCGGCCGAGGATACCGCCCTGCTGCGGGCCGGCGCGGTGATGCTGCTTCTGGTCTTTGCCATCAAGGCGGCGCTGCTGCCGCTGCATTTCTGGCTGCCCTCGGCCTATGCCAACGCGCCGATGCCGGTGGCGGCGCTGTTCGCCATCATGACCAAGGTCGGCGCCTATTCGATCCTGCGCATGTACACGCTGGTCTTCGGGCCAGAGATCGCGGCGACCGCCGGGCTGACCGAAAACTGGCTGCTGCCCGCCGCGCTGCTGACGCTGATTGCCGGTGCAATTGGCGTGCTTGGCTCCAACAAGATCGGCCGCCTGGCCGCCTTTGGCGCCATCGCCTCGATGGGGACGCTGCTGATTGCGGTGTCGCTGTTCACCCAGACCGCCACCGCCGCCGCGCTCTATTACCTGGTGCATTCCACCCTGGCCGCAGCGCTGCTGTTCCTGGTTGCCGACCTGGTGATGGAGCGCCAGGGCGGCTGGATCCTGCCGCAGCTGCCGATGCCGCAGACCGGGCTGATCTCGGCGCTGTTCTTTGCCGCCGCCATCGCGCTGGCGGGGATGCCGCCGCTGTCGGGCTTCCTGGGCAAGCTGCTGGTGCTGGATGCCACCCGCGGCTCTGAGCTGGCCACCTGGATCTGGGCGGTGATCCTCGTCGGCTCGCTGATCACCATCATCGGCATGGCGCGCGCAGGCTCGCTGCTGTTCTGGAAAGGCCACGGCCTGCCGCCGGAAAACACCGATACCAGCGAGGAGCCGCCGCAGGAGGAGCCTGCCGCAAGACCGGCGCAGCTGCCGTTTGTCGCGTGTTTCGGGCTGCTGGCGGGGCTGGTGGCGCTCACCGTCTTTGCGGGCCCCGCCACCCGCTACGCCGAGGCCACCGCAGCGCAGCTCTTTGCGCCTGAGGCGTATATCGGTACCGTGCTTGGGGAGGAGGCGAAATGA